The following proteins are encoded in a genomic region of Thiomonas sp. X19:
- the trpA gene encoding tryptophan synthase subunit alpha encodes MRRIASTFERLAQTGRKALIPYVTAGDPAPETTVPLLHALVEAGADVLELGIPFSDPMADGPVIQRASERALARGVNLAQVLSWVREFRLRDQATPLVLMGYANPIERFGVEAFVRDAAQAGVDGVLVVDYPPEEAEDFASRLRAAGMDPIFLLAPTSTEARMQQVNQLASGYVYYVSLKGVTGAGNLDAQAVCERLQTLRRHVHLPLGVGFGIRDGASAAAVAECADAVVIGSRIIELMEHQPVAAGMQAAADFVRGIRTAIDASTPASAAA; translated from the coding sequence ATGCGCCGTATCGCCTCCACCTTCGAGCGCCTGGCGCAGACCGGCCGCAAAGCGCTGATTCCCTATGTCACCGCAGGCGACCCCGCGCCCGAGACCACCGTGCCGCTGCTGCACGCCCTGGTCGAAGCCGGTGCCGACGTGCTGGAACTGGGCATTCCGTTTTCCGACCCGATGGCCGATGGCCCTGTCATTCAGCGCGCCAGCGAACGCGCCCTGGCGCGTGGCGTGAACCTGGCGCAGGTGCTGTCCTGGGTGCGCGAATTCCGCTTGCGCGACCAGGCCACACCGCTGGTGCTCATGGGTTATGCCAATCCCATCGAGCGCTTCGGCGTCGAAGCTTTCGTGCGCGATGCGGCACAAGCCGGCGTGGATGGCGTGCTGGTGGTCGATTACCCGCCCGAGGAGGCGGAAGACTTCGCCTCCCGCCTGCGCGCAGCAGGCATGGACCCCATCTTCCTGCTGGCGCCCACCTCCACCGAGGCGCGCATGCAGCAGGTGAACCAGCTGGCCAGCGGCTACGTCTACTATGTCTCGCTCAAGGGCGTGACCGGCGCCGGCAATCTCGACGCGCAAGCGGTGTGCGAGCGGCTGCAGACCCTGCGCCGGCATGTGCACCTGCCGCTGGGCGTGGGCTTCGGCATCCGCGACGGGGCCAGTGCCGCCGCCGTGGCGGAGTGCGCCGACGCCGTGGTGATTGGCTCGCGCATCATCGAGCTGATGGAGCATCAGCCCGTGGCTGCGGGCATGCAGGCTGCAGCCGATTTCGTGCGTGGCATTCGCACCGCGATCGACGCCTCCACGCCGGCATCCGCCGCCGCTTAG
- the accD gene encoding acetyl-CoA carboxylase, carboxyltransferase subunit beta → MSWLEKLLPPKIQQSESGNRRQMPEGLWIKCPSCETVLYKTDLERNQYVCPKCSHHMRIGARMRLDALLDGEGRYEIGQEVLPVDALKFKDSRKYPERLKEALENTQETDALVVMGGAIQSIALVVACFEFEFMGGSMGSVVGERFVRGVETALEQKVPFVCITSTGGARMQEGLLSLMQMAKTNAALARLAQARIPYISVLTDPTMGGVSASFAFVGDVVLAEPRALIGFAGPRVIENTVREKLPEGFQRAEFLMQKGAVDRIVDRRELRAELAHMLAMLQRQPADAVAG, encoded by the coding sequence ATGAGTTGGCTCGAAAAACTGCTTCCCCCGAAGATTCAGCAATCCGAATCCGGCAATCGCCGGCAGATGCCCGAGGGGCTGTGGATCAAATGCCCGTCGTGCGAGACCGTGCTCTACAAGACCGACCTGGAGCGCAACCAGTATGTCTGCCCCAAGTGCTCGCACCACATGCGCATCGGCGCCCGCATGCGCCTGGACGCGCTGCTCGACGGCGAGGGCCGCTATGAAATCGGTCAGGAGGTGCTGCCGGTCGATGCGCTCAAGTTCAAGGACAGCCGCAAGTACCCCGAGCGCCTGAAAGAGGCCCTGGAAAACACCCAGGAGACCGATGCTCTGGTGGTCATGGGCGGCGCGATTCAGAGCATCGCCCTGGTGGTGGCCTGCTTCGAGTTCGAGTTCATGGGCGGCTCCATGGGTTCGGTGGTCGGCGAGCGCTTCGTGCGCGGCGTGGAAACCGCACTGGAGCAGAAGGTGCCGTTCGTCTGCATCACCTCCACCGGCGGCGCGCGCATGCAGGAAGGTTTGCTGAGCCTGATGCAGATGGCCAAGACCAACGCCGCCCTGGCGCGCCTGGCGCAGGCGCGCATTCCCTACATCAGCGTCCTCACCGACCCGACGATGGGCGGAGTCTCCGCCAGCTTCGCCTTCGTCGGCGATGTGGTGCTGGCCGAGCCCCGCGCGCTGATCGGCTTTGCCGGCCCGCGCGTGATCGAGAACACTGTGCGCGAGAAACTGCCGGAGGGTTTCCAGCGCGCCGAATTCCTGATGCAGAAGGGCGCCGTCGACCGCATCGTCGATCGCCGCGAACTGCGCGCCGAGCTGGCGCACATGCTGGCCATGCTGCAGCGCCAACCGGCGGACGCGGTTGCCGGCTGA
- the folC gene encoding bifunctional tetrahydrofolate synthase/dihydrofolate synthase: protein MQDWTLQQWLEHAERLHAQAIHLGLERVERVRAALDLRFSCPVFTVAGTNGKGSTCALLEQILLAAGYRVGVYGSPHLVRFEERCRIRGSMMEAAALLPHLLAVEQARCSVQPAVELTYFEFTTLAIMRLLSLSELDAVVLEVGMGGRLDAVNVVDADCAIITSIALDHTQFLGADREAIGFEKAGIMRPGRPVIVADPAPPQSVIEHAAVVGAKLWRMGHDFGYTATGQQQWNYIGHALRRPGLAYPAMRGANQLLNASAALAALEALQERLPTSAQDVRQGLARAELPGRFQILPGQPTVVLDVAHNPHAVAVLAENLDAMGYAPHTHAVFGAMADKDVAQMLARIAPLVDRWYLCDLPTPRAARAVDIDAVLRPLLPADHAVVGLYADPQTAFAQATACAEPADRILVFGSFFTVGGVLAQGVPRMQGRHATHPSP, encoded by the coding sequence ATGCAGGACTGGACCCTGCAGCAGTGGCTGGAGCATGCCGAGCGCCTGCACGCGCAGGCCATCCACCTCGGGCTGGAGCGGGTGGAGCGCGTGCGCGCGGCGCTCGACCTGCGTTTCTCCTGCCCGGTCTTCACCGTGGCCGGCACCAACGGCAAGGGATCGACCTGCGCCTTGCTCGAACAGATTCTGCTGGCGGCAGGCTACCGTGTCGGCGTCTACGGTTCGCCGCACCTGGTGCGGTTCGAGGAGCGTTGCCGCATCCGCGGCTCCATGATGGAAGCAGCCGCCCTGCTGCCGCATCTGCTCGCCGTCGAACAAGCGCGCTGCAGTGTGCAACCGGCGGTGGAACTCACCTATTTCGAATTCACCACCCTGGCCATCATGCGTCTGCTCAGCCTCTCGGAGCTGGACGCCGTGGTGCTGGAGGTGGGCATGGGCGGTCGGCTGGACGCGGTGAACGTGGTCGACGCCGATTGCGCCATCATCACCAGCATCGCCCTCGACCATACCCAGTTCTTGGGTGCCGACCGCGAGGCCATCGGCTTCGAGAAGGCGGGCATCATGCGCCCCGGGCGGCCGGTCATCGTTGCCGATCCGGCGCCGCCGCAGAGCGTGATCGAACATGCCGCCGTGGTGGGCGCCAAGCTCTGGCGCATGGGCCATGACTTCGGCTACACCGCCACCGGCCAACAACAGTGGAACTACATCGGGCACGCACTGCGCCGCCCCGGCCTTGCCTACCCGGCCATGCGCGGCGCCAACCAATTGCTCAACGCCAGCGCCGCCCTGGCTGCGCTGGAAGCCCTGCAGGAACGCCTGCCCACCAGCGCACAGGACGTGCGCCAGGGCCTGGCCCGCGCGGAGTTGCCAGGCCGTTTCCAGATTCTGCCCGGCCAGCCCACGGTGGTGCTGGACGTGGCGCACAACCCGCATGCGGTTGCGGTGCTGGCCGAGAACCTCGATGCCATGGGCTACGCGCCGCACACCCACGCGGTTTTTGGCGCCATGGCCGACAAGGACGTGGCGCAGATGCTGGCGCGCATCGCGCCGCTGGTCGATCGCTGGTATCTGTGCGATTTGCCCACCCCGCGGGCCGCACGGGCGGTGGACATCGACGCGGTGCTGCGTCCGCTGCTGCCAGCGGATCATGCCGTGGTGGGCTTGTATGCCGATCCCCAGACGGCCTTCGCACAGGCGACGGCTTGCGCCGAGCCGGCCGATAGAATCCTGGTTTTCGGCTCGTTCTTCACAGTCGGCGGCGTGTTGGCTCAAGGCGTGCCGCGCATGCAGGGCCGCCACGCGACGCATCCATCCCCATGA